The Zerene cesonia ecotype Mississippi chromosome 11, Zerene_cesonia_1.1, whole genome shotgun sequence sequence AGGATTTCATAGGACTATTACATCTTTTAACAAGATTGACTACATATTTGAAAAGAGAATACAGCATACAGCATAATTtatccaatatatttttaaaattaaaatacaccgGGGTTCGCAAATTGACCTATAACATAATTGTAGTTGATCATCGTTACGCCGtccataaatatatctttgatAACATTTGGTGAAGAAGACAAAATTTAAccaacataaatttataaaaaaatatttttgtacaaaaaaaatgtatcataatCCGAACATGTCATCGTCGAAGTCCGAAATTActcaaaatatgtttaagaTTTCCACTTTAGCTCACTAAAACATTGGACTTATTGCTACAACCGTAATGGAGTCATGTAGAAAGTTGGATAATAGGCTTACCTATCTATCAGTTGATCCTCTGTCCCAGGTAAAGGATGAACAACGAAATGCATAGAAGACATTTTCGTTAGGTTTTATCCAATGTTAGCAATACCATACAGACAACATTTACGTCTCAGTCCACCATAAATCTTTAGAACAAAAGAACACTGATAACTAAAATCCACTTCTAACCACCATATTTCTCGTGGTTCCTTTCAATAGCGTTTTCGTTCTCAAATACATGTGAGTCGGTACAAGacgaaaaaagaaagaaaatatcaaCATGGCTTCTTCGCCTGAAATGTTGGTAGAACTGATAGTAATGTCGCGTTCATggtaacatatattatagttgattgatatttttaagtccaaattcaatacatttaatccctataaagtaaaatttttgtttttaatgctgatataaatataatacttttctaCAACacttaagttaaatataaaaaagcgtCGTGATAGAAGTCCTGTAGACTGTGAgtactatattataagtagTAAGTACGTAGAGTATTCATAAGCTTGCTTAAGCGCTTATTATGCTGTAAGTAttgaatttagttttatttagaagtaaatttagaaattaggGGCTTCTGATTACTCTGTCCTAAATTTAAGTGTTAAATTAGACAATGGTTTTTatgattgaataaaaactaacagATTCAGAAATTATCTACGCATGGATTCAAAATCGTAGcgttatgtattaataaatattgcggCATCGTTCATTCAAAAGCaaagcaaaattaaatataattccattcttttttatttcaaactttttgACAAAAATTATCCCAGAAAAAAATCGAGTCCGTAGTATGCCACTCTTCGAATCAAGtgtctaaattaattatgccgttattatttattcaaatgccCCCAGAATTGgggaaaataaatgtgaaaaaggTTAAAGAATCATTGTTATCAGTGTCAGATCACTGTGTTGTATAccgatgttattttttttcaatttacgtaaaagaatcaaaaagttagAGACCAGCATAATGTTATACACTGACCAGCATAATGACTGCATGGTAACAGCGGTATTTAAATTGTGAAGTGTGTGTGTCCACACAAAGTCACAGTGGACTGGGTCGTTACTTTTTTCCACAATGTTATGGTCGAtccaaagagtagtataataatatgggtCGATCTATCtaccacagattaagaactagttaCTACTATACTGTAACTGTTATTCCCGGTgagaattcattaaaaaaaatgtatctaaaattattatacacaaaacatttagtttttcaattaaattatacaaatactccaaataaaacatgcacaataaatcatacaaaataCGTGGGGAAAAGTTAAATGAGTAccaaagtaaaaaattacaatcggTAAATTGAACTCTATACACGCACAGCCGTGAGCcattatgaaaaagaaaaacaacgtCAAAAATGGCGGCCAAGTCAAAGAAGCGGTTGTGTaggaatgaaaataaattattaatattggaaAAATTGGAAATTAGGGATGTAATATGTTCGATTTGTCAGTCAATTCTTATTGAACCTGTAACATTACCATGTTACCACGACTTTTGCCAACGTTGTTTTAATGGTAGCATCGAAAATAATGCTTTGTGTTGTCCACTTTGTCGTTTACGAATTGGTTCCTGGGTCCGAACAgctacaaaacaaaaaaatttggtgaatataaaattgtggaattttattcaaaacaaattcTCCCAAGAAGTCGACAAAAAAGTTAAAGGAGAAGATATCCAAGGCCTGTCAccaggtaaatatttttttaaggcaCCTTTTTGGTAActtgataaaattatcatttattatgtatttaaaacttaattttaagtttttactcCATCCATACTTATCTGACttttcagaaataaaattacctcGCTTGAGCAAGCCTGGAGAAATAAGATCTGAGTATGAAGCAGAACTACAACGTTTGCGTGCCGAGAGGTTAAAACTTGAACAGAAACAAATACAAGAGACAGtagtattaataaagtaagctctcattgtttgtaaattgtatataagtaaatttaatacattttgtttatgtacattattcataaaaaaataataattcattatctCAGCCAtgcgaaatttaattataatatatcatatatatgcCCATTGAATATCTTGCCTAAAAGTACTAGCTGACCCAGTAAACATTATTCTGTTATCATTTCATTAATGAAGTAAACAAAGGCAAAATAgctgttaattaatatttataatctgcgTGATAATTTCTCAAGTTCTTCCTTTACACACATTTCTTTgtagtatttaaaaagaaatattgaaaataacatgaaaatatatttattaaaaagtcacATGATTGTGTATAATGCAATTCATTTGGATGCACACTCCACATTTTACACACACTGCCCATTTTTCACATACTTGGCTGAAACACAATTATCCAAACATGATCATGCATAGAACCCACACTAGGTTagcttgtaatattttctttgtatttagaCTATTTAGAACATTCTACTAAATGGCTAAATAGCTATACCCATACAGAGATCATCAATATTTGGTTTTTAATGCAAAGCAACTAAATTGTGGTCATTTCTATGTTTGCGGgagtttaatgttttaaagagTTTACACTttatatatcctacttcctactaatattttaaatgtgaaagtttgtgaggttGGATGTATGTGCATCTTTGTTAccctttcatgcaaaaactactgaaccaattgcaatgaaatttgatacgtagatagctgtacaactggataacacataggcaattttAGCTTagctttttatcctgatattcctacggcatatagacttacgcgggagaaACCATGGGGCACAGTGTTATAAATGAccgtttttacaatataactcacaagattatatatttttataaactgatGAAAAATTGTGAGCTGTATCaatctatttacaattaaacacataatttttcattagttTGTAATCTGTCCTCTACAAACTGATAATTGTGATCCATCCCTGATTCAATGGCTTAGCAATAGTTTGTGCTGAAGCATACAGCTAGAAAATAAACAGAGGAATTGAATATAGGAAACAACTAATAATGCATTTGAGATCAATATAACAAGTATTTTATATCCcctgataaaaatattatacaaggCAATAACAGAAAAGAACattgattgtaatttaaatatatctaattcttatattatctttaGGAAACTTAAAGAGGAAGAGGAAGAAGCTCACAAAAAGTATTTAGAGAGCCTAAAACAAGATGAAATGCtagcaaaaaaattacatgaagAGCACCAACAGAAATGTCAACAGATAAATGTAACACAacctaaaacaataaaaaagaaaatttctaAAGCTTCAAGTAATAGATCCCGACTGAAATCTTTGACAATTGATAGTTATTTATCTAAACTTAGGACTCCTGtaaaaaagtaagaaaatgtttgttttaaacaatcaaatttttaaaaaccattAACCAGTCCGGGTagtaaaatggaaataaagaTGCAAAGTctagaatttttcatttatgtcaaatgtcattatatacattaaaaaatatactgtttattaataaatgaacatttaaaacttgcttacattatcattttataaaatattcattaaaattgactGTTTTTTGTAGTTCATTACTAACGGATGATACAAGTACTGATGAATCAGTATTAAAAGCaccttcatcaaaatcagctACCAAGTCTTCACCTGAAGTTCACAAATCCTCAAATGATTGTTCAGACAAGAGACCCAAACATGTttggaataaagaaaatggaAAAAGTTGCACTAcaaaggtaaataatataatcaataaggttattgaattatttcattaagatagtgagctttataaataacttaaattaaaatgaaacaaaacctGGCAAATTTTGTGTTGTCAGCCattttgagtttgaaatttcttaaagcatatttcataatatagtattttactaTTCAAGCAAATTTTGTTGTGTCTACCTATATATCTTTGACCAATTTTCCctggcttttaaataaatagaaatctcatcaaaatcagtccaTTATGAGCTATGATGCCTTGGACAAACAATGACATCAAACTTCTAATACCCCTCTTTATGCATTGGAGGTCAAAGAGTAATGGGGGTAAggaataatatttctaattacctcacaaagtatataatatttgcttctatatatgaatgtattgtttatttatatttataaatgtgaaccTGTCAAAtagaaatcaattattttttttattgcaaaaactATCAAAGAACAAAGTTAATTCCACTTCAGACTCATACACACCGTAAATTacctatgtataatttaactaaaattaactAACATCCTGTGTGAGTAGAGAAATGAAGCTGATCAATCTATGTGTCAAGTGCTACCCGCTTAATcctattttgattaattatttctgcACCATTGAGATTTTCTCAGAAGTTTAAATCTATATCCTTGTAAGAACTGCATTGCAAATTTACTTCACAACACTCCTGTGTATAATTTTTGccctttattttaatcaagtaCTTATTTTAGAAAGATGACCATAcagataaagaaaaatgtaatgaaaaccATCCAGTCAAAACTAAAAATGGCTTGCAGTCCCTACTTGTATCACTACCCCTACCTGCTACAGGAATACTCCAGCACAAGTCCAATATTGTAGACAAAAGGAATTTAGAAACTGGTAGTGTTGACTCCATGCAGCAAGAATTGTGCTATTTTAAACCCATTGAAGGCACAACACCAACTAGGTGAGTGGTTATTTCAAACAACATTGGtttcataatcataatatctataaatactaggtagttttaaattaatgaatttatttagagAGAGATTAGctacaatatatatgtttcttattattattatgtgagaACCAGATTTCAAATTGGCAAATAATATCtggaaaacaaattaatttaatacatctaTTAGTTTGTGAATTGAAAAGTATTGTTGTCATACAAGACTTAATTATCCTCAcggtataaaactaaaacttaaaaacttttaagtgTTGTTCAATTCAGTAATAACAACTTAATAATCGTAATCAGTCACAAAATAGCACAAATGCTGTatggtaattttaatttactactcataaatatttgtttatgtttctgttttgcataaaaaaacgtaatgTAAGTGTTCAATAAGTTTATGCCTTTATTCAagaaaggtaaataaaattgaataatttttagctTCGTGAACAATAGAGGCCTGCCATTACGCGTTCCCACTGTACGAGTagataaacatacaaaaatacctaCAAAACAAAGTCCACCGAGCAGAGCTCAGTATATCGAGAGTCTTTGTCACCTGAGacaattttcattgaaaaataaattaccttcTGCATTTGTAATAGCTCTCAGTATATTGCAGGCAAAAaaggtatgttttattttacatattatcttgctctttttgtaaaacataatgatttaattctTGGAAGTAACTAagatatagttattattttgtcaatTCATTGGTTAAAATTACTGTcagttaaaaacataaaatattatttgagcaTTCTTTTTTGGTAATAATATGTCATCGTAAATTTGTAAACTTTAGTTAGTTTATGGTTTTGCGGGCTAGTTACAAATCACAATTTGTCGACAGATTACAATCAAGCAAGTTAGATTATAAACTAACGTTTTTTTGCATTCCTACTGTGACATGTACTTTAGCTATATCTACTACTAATCTATTCACAAAAATGTGTCTTATGGTTTTGTTATAGGTTTCAGAGAAAAATTCGTCTAATTTGAGGTCGAAGTTAAAAAGATCTGTACCTGTAAGTCTGACTGCAGTTCAGTCCTTGTCatttaaaagagaaaaaaatg is a genomic window containing:
- the LOC119830353 gene encoding uncharacterized protein LOC119830353 isoform X2, whose product is MAAKSKKRLCRNENKLLILEKLEIRDVICSICQSILIEPVTLPCYHDFCQRCFNGSIENNALCCPLCRLRIGSWVRTATKQKNLVNIKLWNFIQNKFSQEVDKKVKGEDIQGLSPEIKLPRLSKPGEIRSEYEAELQRLRAERLKLEQKQIQETVVLIKKLKEEEEEAHKKYLESLKQDEMLAKKLHEEHQQKCQQINVTQPKTIKKKISKASSNRSRLKSLTIDSYLSKLRTPVKNSLLTDDTSTDESVLKAPSSKSATKSSPEVHKSSNDCSDKRPKHVWNKENGKSCTTKKDDHTDKEKCNENHPVKTKNGLQSLLVSLPLPATGILQHKSNIVDKRNLETGSVDSMQQELCYFKPIEGTTPTSFVNNRGLPLRVPTVRVDKHTKIPTKQSPPSRAQYIESLCHLRQFSLKNKLPSAFVIALSILQAKKVSEKNSSNLRSKLKRSVPVSLTAVQSLSFKREKNVSTRNNHDYINKLTDNTETFLRRTRSMGSISKVEYETTPKKNNNERKVSSERKTRLRSESKKYSKKDTCSSPIRAESINNNKLRIEKLIQQEKRDYELACKMDAEWNGRRQPRRAATKRQVTLNYALRPAKKVKV
- the LOC119830353 gene encoding uncharacterized protein LOC119830353 isoform X1 codes for the protein MAAKSKKRLCRNENKLLILEKLEIRDVICSICQSILIEPVTLPCYHDFCQRCFNGSIENNALCCPLCRLRIGSWVRTATKQKNLVNIKLWNFIQNKFSQEVDKKVKGEDIQGLSPEIKLPRLSKPGEIRSEYEAELQRLRAERLKLEQKQIQETVVLIKKLKEEEEEAHKKYLESLKQDEMLAKKLHEEHQQKCQQINVTQPKTIKKKISKASSNRSRLKSLTIDSYLSKLRTPVKNSLLTDDTSTDESVLKAPSSKSATKSSPEVHKSSNDCSDKRPKHVWNKENGKSCTTKKDDHTDKEKCNENHPVKTKNGLQSLLVSLPLPATGILQHKSNIVDKRNLETGSVDSMQQELCYFKPIEGTTPTSFVNNRGLPLRVPTVRVDKHTKIPTKQSPPSRAQYIESLCHLRQFSLKNKLPSAFVIALSILQAKKVSEKNSSNLRSKLKRSVPVSLTAVQSLSFKREKNVSTRNNHDYINKLTDNTETFLRRTRSMGSISKVEYETTPKKNNNERKVSSERKTRLRSESKKYSKKDTCSSPIRAESINNNKVSLAVKNLSSSLEDCDVKHILQEQLRIEKLIQQEKRDYELACKMDAEWNGRRQPRRAATKRQVTLNYALRPAKKVKV